One Candidatus Palauibacter scopulicola genomic region harbors:
- the qhpC gene encoding quinohemoprotein amine dehydrogenase subunit gamma, which yields MKHLKPINQKAGRIEAQAVREKMDAEMDVVGLESRPEGPHIPLGCSLVFAPGWEVDSTGGTAGLCQPVERDLFDCHLACFWPAHVPDQLNHSPDWTSQCASAQKDWRKLDLVFP from the coding sequence GTGAAACACCTGAAACCGATCAACCAGAAGGCCGGGCGCATCGAGGCGCAGGCGGTCCGCGAGAAGATGGACGCGGAGATGGACGTCGTGGGGCTCGAGAGCCGGCCGGAGGGGCCGCACATTCCGCTGGGCTGCTCGCTCGTGTTCGCGCCGGGCTGGGAGGTGGACTCGACCGGCGGCACCGCGGGGCTCTGCCAGCCGGTGGAGCGGGACCTGTTCGACTGCCACCTCGCCTGCTTCTGGCCGGCGCACGTGCCCGACCAGCTCAACCACTCGCCGGACTGGACGTCGCAGTGCGCGTCCGCCCAGAAGGACTGGCGGAAGCTGGACCTCGTCTTCCCGTGA
- the peaB gene encoding quinohemoprotein amine dehydrogenase maturation protein, whose product MIKPVGQVALREFHAFEAAGERFLYLVPSAGIFRIDAASSAILDLLSYGPRAPGEVVNSLSDRYSAERVHDGLLELRQIRAIGEAGAPVEQVANDLPPDGFPLTTMVLNVTNKCNLACTYCYEYGEDKIVDTTCTDDPKFMGDETARESVEFLLKESGPIEVAHLTFFGGETLLNFPVLQDTVAYARRRAEEEGKRLEFSLTTNATLLRPDIIEWLADNEIGVTVSIDGPKEMQDRMRVFHSGKGSYETVKPRIKELLKRHKTRPIGARVTLTRENLDIHRIYQHLTEEMGFWEVGFAPVTTSSGRDYEIEDEGYDRMLRQFGELARDWLEQAVENRHHGFSNVKDTLEEIHKGVSKAYPCGAGLGLMGVTTGGDVSLCHRFAYSNDHSFGTVAEGIDRERQKDFLEDHHIKNKTDCHTCWARPICSGGCYHEAHTRTGETTAPNLHFCTWVRTWTHTCLEIYGELSERNPEYLARFDH is encoded by the coding sequence ATGATCAAACCCGTCGGCCAAGTGGCGCTGCGCGAGTTCCACGCCTTCGAGGCGGCGGGCGAGCGGTTCCTCTATCTCGTCCCCTCGGCGGGCATCTTCCGGATCGACGCGGCGTCCTCGGCGATCCTCGACCTGCTCAGCTACGGGCCGCGCGCGCCGGGCGAGGTCGTGAACTCGCTCTCGGACCGCTACTCCGCCGAGCGCGTACACGACGGGTTGCTGGAACTGCGGCAGATCCGCGCCATCGGGGAGGCGGGGGCGCCGGTCGAACAGGTCGCGAACGACCTGCCGCCCGACGGTTTCCCGCTCACGACGATGGTCCTCAACGTCACGAACAAGTGCAACCTGGCGTGCACGTACTGCTACGAGTACGGCGAGGACAAGATCGTCGACACGACCTGCACGGACGACCCGAAGTTCATGGGGGACGAGACCGCGCGGGAGAGCGTGGAGTTCCTGCTCAAGGAGTCGGGCCCCATCGAGGTCGCGCACCTCACTTTCTTCGGGGGCGAGACGCTGCTCAACTTCCCCGTCCTCCAGGACACGGTGGCCTACGCCCGCCGCCGCGCCGAGGAGGAGGGGAAGCGGCTCGAGTTCAGCCTCACGACGAACGCGACACTTCTCCGCCCGGACATCATCGAGTGGCTGGCGGACAACGAGATCGGCGTCACCGTCTCCATCGACGGCCCGAAGGAGATGCAGGACCGCATGCGGGTCTTCCACAGCGGCAAGGGCTCCTACGAGACCGTCAAGCCCCGGATCAAGGAACTCCTCAAGCGGCACAAGACCCGGCCGATCGGGGCGCGCGTCACGCTCACGCGCGAGAACCTCGACATCCACCGCATCTACCAGCACCTGACGGAGGAGATGGGGTTCTGGGAGGTGGGCTTCGCCCCGGTCACGACGTCCTCCGGCCGCGACTACGAGATCGAGGACGAGGGCTACGACCGCATGCTGCGCCAGTTCGGGGAACTGGCGCGCGACTGGCTGGAGCAGGCGGTGGAGAACCGGCACCACGGATTCTCGAACGTGAAGGACACGCTGGAGGAGATCCACAAGGGCGTGAGCAAGGCGTACCCGTGCGGGGCCGGGCTCGGGCTCATGGGGGTGACGACGGGGGGGGACGTGTCGCTCTGCCACCGCTTCGCCTACTCGAACGACCACAGCTTCGGGACCGTCGCCGAGGGGATCGACCGAGAGCGGCAGAAGGATTTCCTCGAGGATCACCACATCAAGAACAAGACGGACTGCCATACGTGCTGGGCGCGGCCGATCTGCTCGGGCGGCTGCTACCACGAAGCGCACACGCGCACCGGCGAGACGACCGCGCCCAACCTGCACTTCTGCACGTGGGTGCGGACGTGGACGCACACGTGCCTGGAGATCTACGGGGAGCTGTCGGAACGGAACCCGGAGTACCTGGCCCGCTTCGACCATTAA